The genome window AGAAATACGCGATGGATCCGGGCGCTTTCAAATACCCCCTTTTCTTCGAGGCGCCCAGCCTGGACGCTGGCAAGATGAAGAAAACGGAAAGCTACTTCAAGGTCCGCCGTAAATCAGGAGGAGGGGATTGCGGGGGTCTCGTTAGACTGACGGATAAAGTTTATCAGATCAGCTTCAGAGATGAGACAGGTAGGCTGGACCGAACTAAACCAACGCTTTGGTTCGTAACCGTCCACTTCCGGTCGAAGTGAAGCGTCTGGCGCGGGCGGAGAAACCGaaagtaagaagaagaagaaaaacaaaagtcGCATCGACATGTGGTTACGTTTAATTGGCTTTTTAAATCAACCCGAGTTTAAATCGAATTGGGTTGACAGCCTCAAATTGAAATATGATGAAATGCCCTTTGCAAATGTAAATATACAAACGTAAGCGTTGAGAGGCCCGTGGCAGGTATCACTTTCACTTTCACAATGCGCCCAGGAGATTTGCACGACTGATCAATAACACAGGGTGCCCATGAACTTTAGTTAAGCTCCGATAAAGTTGCCAATTCTCATCatcatagtaataataataataacagggtaagtggttttggataatggatgatggctggatagtaataataataataattccccGTCGGCTGTCTCAGATCAACAGAGAGTTCTTGAAAAATCTGAACATGTGGTGGAGTTTGAGGACGGTCCTGTGACGCTTAAAGTCCATCTGACGGCCCCCTTCGTCAGTCCAGACCTGGGCTCAACACCTGCAATTAAGGTgactaccccacacacacacacacacacacacacaattttttaaaactttttcatCATTTATAATTCAACTTAAACGTCAGTTTATTTAAAGTGCACATCACCCAAAGAATCTCTGGACACTTTACAAGgcagtagaaaaaaaagaaacgcaCAATTTATTATTCCAGATGACAAAAGTCACATCGAAACTGGTACTGATTTTAGATTATAACTAACTTTTGGTATCCCCAGTGAAAGCAAAATTCTAAAAAGACAGCGTTTCACTAAAAGGGAGTGATAAGTAGTTATTCTTTGTATTTTCTAAATCTTATTCATTACTGCTCAAAACGATTATCATAATTTTATTTCCCAATGAGTAAATGAAGCTTTTCTTCCCCCGACAGAGCCAATCGTCCAGTCATGACTCACCACTGCCATCTAGTGATGTAGAATATGAACTACATCTTGACACATACCTCCTCCGTTATCTGAAGGAATGCCCGAGGGCAGAGAGGGAACTAGAGAGAGAGCTGTCTTCATTGGCCTGCTCCGCACAGCTCCATCCAGAGGAAGAGAGGGCTTTAGTCAGGGTCTCTGCCCAAACCACACCAAATAAGGATGGGGCAGAGCGATGGAAAGCTAGGGTTGATGAACTCTTTGAACAAATCAAAAAACGCTACTTCTGCCTCTACGAGGTTGATCCACATAGAGTAAAGGCTCTGCTTAGGTCTTGCAGGTCTATCCAGGCCACGGATGAGGTTAGGATTTACAGCCAAATTGGAGTGGCTGTTGTGGTTGGGGAGCATGCCCATGTCCAGGCCTGGCTAAAGAACATTTTGGACTCACAGGTTAAAAGTCAAGGGTCAGAGGTCAGTCAGAGGCAAACCGTCACTCGTCGACTGGGTGAGGCGAAACTGAACCTCCTCTGGAAGGAGATAGAGCAAGGTCTGAGAGAGTTTATACCAGGAGTGAAAGCCACGCAGGGTGATGGAGGTAAACTGGTTTTGGAAGGTTATGTGGGGGATGTTCGAAAGGCTGGAGAGTGGGTGGCTGAGAACGAGGGGCTGGTTTTTGAGAAGGTGGTTTCTGAAGTGAGTCTGTTTCTTTTGGTGTTCCTGAAGAAAGCATATGGCGTTTTTGGGACGCTAGCCACCTTATTAGAGGTTGGAGGAAAGGTGGAAATAGAGATAGGAGACAGTGAACTACGTCTCTTCACCCTTGTCCATGAAAAGCTAGACCATACTGAGAAGGCACTGTGGAGTAAGTTTAAGGATGTAAAAATTGACATCCCTAACTGCTCTGTTGTGCCATCTGACCTTAAGCTGAAGCTTGAGTCAAAGGCAAAAAAGGGAGGATATAGAGCTATGGTCAGGTTTGGCTCAGACAGCAAGGTTTATTTAGTGGGGCACACTGACGAAGTTGATGAGCTGAATGAAGAGATCATACAATTTATATTAGATCATTCCAGCGTGGAGAATTATGTTCTTCTCCCTTTCCCAGAGGTAGCAAATCATTTGCCTGAATTGCTGAAACTGCATGATTTTGACCATTCAGATGTGACCTTTCATTCTGTTATGACATCCTCTAGACCAATGATATGCCTATCAGGCTCGTCTAGGCAAGTGACACAGGTAAGAAACAGACTGGGTCCATTTCTGGACTCCTTGGTTCGGGACACAATCACTATAAACCAGCCTGGTGCTTTGCGTTATTTTCAAAGCCCTGCTGGGAGGGACGTGGTCCAAACGATTGGCATTTCTCATCACTGCCTCATACAGCTTCAAGACCAGCACCACGTAACTGAAGAGAATAGGCCACCCATTGTGGGATTCAGTCAGGGAAGCGCAACAATTGCCAGTTACCAGCTTCAGAGCGGGCTTCAGGTGTTGGTTCGACATGGCGACATCACCAAAGAGCATGTTGATGCCCTGGTGAATGCTGCCAATGAGAACCTGGATCACTGTGGTGGTGTGGCTGCAGCGCTGAGTAAAGCAGGGGGTCCTCAGGTGCAGAAAGAGAGTACAGTTCTTGTTAGGCAGACTGGGAAAATTCCTACAGGGGACGTGGTTATGACGACAGGAGGGAAGCTATACTGCAAGGCACTACTGCATGCCGTTgggcctgtttggggagggggagtAGGTGGCAGAGAAAGGGCATTACTGGAAAAAGTAGTTCTGTCAACTCTCAAACTCGCCAAGACTTTGGAATGTCAGTCGTTGGCTATGCCTTGTATCAGCTCCGGTATTTTCGGCGTCCCTGTAAAAGTGTGCGCAGAAGCCATTGTAACTGCCATTAGGGAGTTTGTGCGTCAGGGGCAAAGCCTGAATAAAGTCATCCTGATTGATAACAGGGTTGAAGTGCTCCAGGCCATGCAGGAGGCCTGTGACAGACTTATTGAGGGGATGTGTACGGGTCGCAGTGCAACCGGTGCTTCTGGAGTCCAGGGGGTTTCTGGTACTGCTAACCTGAACCAACTGAGGAGGCCTGCCACTGGGGCTGCTGGTAACTGCGTCCGGTTGGAGATCGTTCAGGGAACCATCGAAAAACAGCAGGTAAGAGACAGAGGTAGGAGATGTTGAGTGGTTTGTCTAGGTTTGTCCTCCTTGAGAATCTGGACCTCAACTCAAATAGAAGAGTGATGTATGTTATGGATTTGCAGCCTTTTTGTGCCATGATTTTTGACTTGTTTTTTATCAGTTTTCCCTCAAGAACAGATTTTTAACTTAAGTGAATAACctggttaagttaaggttaaatACAGGAGAAAAGCAACCcacaaccatctctctctctctccctaggtGGATGCCCTGGTCTCTCCTATAGTTGGCAATGATCCTGTCTCCACTCGTGTAGGAAAAATTTTGTCAGATGTGGTTGGATCCCAGCTGGTGGCAGGGTTTCATAGTGGGGTGAAGCGAGCAATGTTACCCGGTGAAAATGTGCTGGTCGAGGGTCTCTCAGGAAAGCTGTCGTGTAACCGGGTGTTCTTCCTCAATCTCATTCACTGGGATAATAACCAAGAAGGAACAGCAGTCCAGGTGACATTATGTTTTTTTATGTCTGTctatgtttgtgtctgtttttgtaCAATTTACATAAAATCCAGTTCATGAATTTtaaattattgttgttgttaatatcACAATATGATAAGACaattataatcattattactattatattaaACAAGCCTACCGATTCCAAGTATTTTGAAATGTGTCCAATGTTTCTGAACTTTAACCTTTTCCAGGTTCTGAGGCAAGGTGTCCGCAGTATCCTGTCCTTCTGTTTGCACCGACGCCTCAGCTCTGTCGCTTTCCCTGTGCTTGGCACAGGCGCTGTTTTACGTTTCCCTCACCGCGTGGTGGCCAAGGTTCTGCTGGAAGAGTTCCATTCTTATGAACACAATGTAGCTGGTCAAACACCATTCCTGGTCCGCATCATCATCCACCCCAACGATAAGGAGTCAGCTAAGGTGAGGGGCGTGCCATGGGGAGGGATCTTACTGATCttaccagacaaggcaaaaaacaagaataagaccaaataagtaagagtaaggGGGAGAAGAGGTTTGTTATTCACATATTGTGCAAGAATTACAGAACctttgcggcacggtggtgcagtggttagcaaggtcgcctcatagcaaaaaaagtcctgggttcaagccctggggtagtccaaccttggaggttgtcccaggttgtcctctgtgtggagtatggTAACTCCAGCTTAGAGAAAAGGACCCCACGACAACTTCTTGTCCTTTGAATGAACTTTATCTAGGACTGGCAAAACTCGACAGTAACATGTAGCAGCGTGCGCTGTGAACATCCGACGAATGGAGGGCATAACACACACCGGAAACGCAGCCGGTCTTTTCAAAATGAAGCTCCAAAATAAAAGCTCATGTTACAACATAGAGTatgcatgttccccccatgtctgtgtgggtttcctccgggtgctccggtttcctcccacagtccaaagacatgtaaatcaggttaatcggctgtactaaattgtccctaagtgtgaatatatgtgtgtgtgggggggggggctgtgatggcctggtggcctgtccagggtgtctccccacctgccgcccaatgactgctgggataggccccagcatccccgcaaccctgagagcaggataagcagtttggataatggatgggtggatggaagtaagagtaaaaattaaaaaaaaaatatgaataagtaaaaacaaatatcaaacatttgtaaaagttttcacaaaaagaaaagttttaagacgagatttaaaagaagctagagactggtTTAGTCatagttcgacaggaagagagcTCCATAGTATGGGGGCtccaacagcaaaagcccaatcaccctttgtgacaaaccgagacctgggctatgtccccctggtgaaactcctcactgtccgttgaaaagaagcggctggcgaccccatgtgtatcggaggaggcatgtggtagtctgcagccctccccggatcggcagaggggggtggagcagcgaccgggatggctcggaaagcgGGGTAATAGgcaaagtgcaattggggagaaaaagggggaaagaagaaaaaaaaggaagaaaagaaaatgtcTT of Lampris incognitus isolate fLamInc1 chromosome 20, fLamInc1.hap2, whole genome shotgun sequence contains these proteins:
- the parp142.2 gene encoding protein mono-ADP-ribosyltransferase PARP14 isoform X2 — its product is MDPGAFKYPLFFEAPSLDAGKMKKTESYFKVRRKSGGGDCGGLVRLTDKVYQISFRDETDQQRVLEKSEHVVEFEDGPVTLKVHLTAPFVSPDLGSTPAIKSQSSSHDSPLPSSDVEYELHLDTYLLRYLKECPRAERELERELSSLACSAQLHPEEERALVRVSAQTTPNKDGAERWKARVDELFEQIKKRYFCLYEVDPHRVKALLRSCRSIQATDEVRIYSQIGVAVVVGEHAHVQAWLKNILDSQVKSQGSEVSQRQTVTRRLGEAKLNLLWKEIEQGLREFIPGVKATQGDGGKLVLEGYVGDVRKAGEWVAENEGLVFEKVVSEVSLFLLVFLKKAYGVFGTLATLLEVGGKVEIEIGDSELRLFTLVHEKLDHTEKALWSKFKDVKIDIPNCSVVPSDLKLKLESKAKKGGYRAMVRFGSDSKVYLVGHTDEVDELNEEIIQFILDHSSVENYVLLPFPEVANHLPELLKLHDFDHSDVTFHSVMTSSRPMICLSGSSRQVTQVRNRLGPFLDSLVRDTITINQPGALRYFQSPAGRDVVQTIGISHHCLIQLQDQHHVTEENRPPIVGFSQGSATIASYQLQSGLQVLVRHGDITKEHVDALVNAANENLDHCGGVAAALSKAGGPQVQKESTVLVRQTGKIPTGDVVMTTGGKLYCKALLHAVGPVWGGGVGGRERALLEKVVLSTLKLAKTLECQSLAMPCISSGIFGVPVKVCAEAIVTAIREFVRQGQSLNKVILIDNRVEVLQAMQEACDRLIEGMCTGRSATGASGVQGVSGTANLNQLRRPATGAAGNCVRLEIVQGTIEKQQVDALVSPIVGNDPVSTRVGKILSDVVGSQLVAGFHSGVKRAMLPGENVLVEGLSGKLSCNRVFFLNLIHWDNNQEGTAVQVLRQGVRSILSFCLHRRLSSVAFPVLGTGAVLRFPHRVVAKVLLEEFHSYEHNVAGQTPFLVRIIIHPNDKESAKEFECAQGALQLRGFTNNLHPDYGSFYRHISSSPDEVTATLGGVKLQLVSGDITHEKTDVIVNTTAFQTIQSGVSKAILTAAGPSVQAELRQVGIPKDSMCTTGPGALGCKEIIHATFWCDSQRISEICGKILKQCESKGYRSVAFPAVNTGVAGMDFQRAGKAMLDGMAAAVRNLKPAFLSLIRIVIMQTPIFQAFRLELENRFGKTAPCLTLREKAKQMLEKIKVCASSHIQSLKYLSSTPSGLTLHSWEPYPVVLCVVGCGSDTSEAIRRELEENLQQQLTEREVDGKDVSRLDVMELEAVQVKVRALGVSLQQVRGPRGERPAEGGGGAEVMYVLRGLKEDVLSVNELVDKALKRSLHSDLQKKEEAMVALQVQWSMQDAHGAWQEVSLHGNYLLEQAYQQKDVCVDINRVDGTKVKVNMKKKEAIDCQTGLTYMLKRDQTATLELPKHWEPMAEETFMKVLLQPNSREYEAVAQDFLKTAVQYKIRRIERVQNTHLWQAYALCRQRIWDKNGEADVGEKMLYHGSTAEACYCIERTKFDRSYTGKHGSLYGRGVYFAVNASYSATNYSPPDQSGLRRLYVARVLTGRYILGNAAMKSPPPRSTSDPSDCFDSLVDSQTPKMFVIFHDHQAYPEYLISFV
- the parp142.2 gene encoding protein mono-ADP-ribosyltransferase PARP14 isoform X3, whose protein sequence is MDPGAFKYPLFFEAPSLDAGKMKKTESYFKVRRKSGGGDCGGLVRLTDKVYQISFRDETDQQRVLEKSEHVVEFEDGPVTLKVHLTAPFVSPDLGSTPAIKSQSSSHDSPLPSSDVEYELHLDTYLLRYLKECPRAERELERELSSLACSAQLHPEEERALVRVSAQTTPNKDGAERWKARVDELFEQIKKRYFCLYEVDPHRVKALLRSCRSIQATDEVRIYSQIGVAVVVGEHAHVQAWLKNILDSQVKSQGSEVSQRQTVTRRLGEAKLNLLWKEIEQGLREFIPGVKATQGDGGKLVLEGYVGDVRKAGEWVAENEGLVFEKVVSEVSLFLLVFLKKAYGVFGTLATLLEVGGKVEIEIGDSELRLFTLVHEKLDHTEKALWSKFKDVKIDIPNCSVVPSDLKLKLESKAKKGGYRAMVRFGSDSKVYLVGHTDEVDELNEEIIQFILDHSSVENYVLLPFPEVANHLPELLKLHDFDHSDVTFHSVMTSSRPMICLSGSSRQVTQVRNRLGPFLDSLVRDTITINQPGALRYFQSPAGRDVVQTIGISHHCLIQLQDQHHVTEENRPPIVGFSQGSATIASYQLQSGLQVLVRHGDITKEHVDALVNAANENLDHCGGVAAALSKAGGPQVQKESTVLVRQTGKIPTGDVVMTTGGKLYCKALLHAVGPVWGGGVGGRERALLEKVVLSTLKLAKTLECQSLAMPCISSGIFGVPVKVCAEAIVTAIREFVRQGQSLNKVILIDNRVEVLQAMQEACDRLIEGMCTGRSATGASGVQGVSGTANLNQLRRPATGAAGNCVRLEIVQGTIEKQQVDALVSPIVGNDPVSTRVGKILSDVVGSQLVAGFHSGVKRAMLPGENVLVEGLSGKLSCNRVFFLNLIHWDNNQEGTAVQVLRQGVRSILSFCLHRRLSSVAFPVLGTGAVLRFPHRVVAKVLLEEFHSYEHNVAGQTPFLVRIIIHPNDKESAKEFECAQGALQLRGFTNNLHPDYGSFYRHISSSPDEVTATLGGVKLQLVSGDITHEKTDVIVNTTAFQTIQSAGVSKAILTAAGPSVQAELRQVGIPKDSMCTTGPGALGCKEIIHATFWCDSQRISEICGKILKQCESKGYRSVAFPAVNTGVAGMDFQRAGKAMLDGMAAAVRNLKPAFLSLIRIVIMQTPIFQAFRLELENRFGKTAPCLTLREKAKQMLEKIKVCASSHIQSLKYLSSTPSGLTLHSWEPYPVVLCVVGCGSDTSEAIRRELEENLQQQLTEREVDGKDVSRLDVMELEAVQVKVRALGVSLQQVRGPRGERPAEGGGGAEVMYVLRGLKEDVLSVNELVDKALKRSLHSDLQKKEEAMVALQVQWSMQDAHGAWQEVSLHGNYLLEQAYQQKDVCVDINRVDGTKVKVNMKKKEAIDCQTGLTYMLKRDQTANRACAEHPPVAGLRTVPSAYLGQERGSGCWGEDAVPRLNSRSMLLH
- the parp142.2 gene encoding protein mono-ADP-ribosyltransferase PARP14 isoform X1 — its product is MDPGAFKYPLFFEAPSLDAGKMKKTESYFKVRRKSGGGDCGGLVRLTDKVYQISFRDETDQQRVLEKSEHVVEFEDGPVTLKVHLTAPFVSPDLGSTPAIKSQSSSHDSPLPSSDVEYELHLDTYLLRYLKECPRAERELERELSSLACSAQLHPEEERALVRVSAQTTPNKDGAERWKARVDELFEQIKKRYFCLYEVDPHRVKALLRSCRSIQATDEVRIYSQIGVAVVVGEHAHVQAWLKNILDSQVKSQGSEVSQRQTVTRRLGEAKLNLLWKEIEQGLREFIPGVKATQGDGGKLVLEGYVGDVRKAGEWVAENEGLVFEKVVSEVSLFLLVFLKKAYGVFGTLATLLEVGGKVEIEIGDSELRLFTLVHEKLDHTEKALWSKFKDVKIDIPNCSVVPSDLKLKLESKAKKGGYRAMVRFGSDSKVYLVGHTDEVDELNEEIIQFILDHSSVENYVLLPFPEVANHLPELLKLHDFDHSDVTFHSVMTSSRPMICLSGSSRQVTQVRNRLGPFLDSLVRDTITINQPGALRYFQSPAGRDVVQTIGISHHCLIQLQDQHHVTEENRPPIVGFSQGSATIASYQLQSGLQVLVRHGDITKEHVDALVNAANENLDHCGGVAAALSKAGGPQVQKESTVLVRQTGKIPTGDVVMTTGGKLYCKALLHAVGPVWGGGVGGRERALLEKVVLSTLKLAKTLECQSLAMPCISSGIFGVPVKVCAEAIVTAIREFVRQGQSLNKVILIDNRVEVLQAMQEACDRLIEGMCTGRSATGASGVQGVSGTANLNQLRRPATGAAGNCVRLEIVQGTIEKQQVDALVSPIVGNDPVSTRVGKILSDVVGSQLVAGFHSGVKRAMLPGENVLVEGLSGKLSCNRVFFLNLIHWDNNQEGTAVQVLRQGVRSILSFCLHRRLSSVAFPVLGTGAVLRFPHRVVAKVLLEEFHSYEHNVAGQTPFLVRIIIHPNDKESAKEFECAQGALQLRGFTNNLHPDYGSFYRHISSSPDEVTATLGGVKLQLVSGDITHEKTDVIVNTTAFQTIQSAGVSKAILTAAGPSVQAELRQVGIPKDSMCTTGPGALGCKEIIHATFWCDSQRISEICGKILKQCESKGYRSVAFPAVNTGVAGMDFQRAGKAMLDGMAAAVRNLKPAFLSLIRIVIMQTPIFQAFRLELENRFGKTAPCLTLREKAKQMLEKIKVCASSHIQSLKYLSSTPSGLTLHSWEPYPVVLCVVGCGSDTSEAIRRELEENLQQQLTEREVDGKDVSRLDVMELEAVQVKVRALGVSLQQVRGPRGERPAEGGGGAEVMYVLRGLKEDVLSVNELVDKALKRSLHSDLQKKEEAMVALQVQWSMQDAHGAWQEVSLHGNYLLEQAYQQKDVCVDINRVDGTKVKVNMKKKEAIDCQTGLTYMLKRDQTATLELPKHWEPMAEETFMKVLLQPNSREYEAVAQDFLKTAVQYKIRRIERVQNTHLWQAYALCRQRIWDKNGEADVGEKMLYHGSTAEACYCIERTKFDRSYTGKHGSLYGRGVYFAVNASYSATNYSPPDQSGLRRLYVARVLTGRYILGNAAMKSPPPRSTSDPSDCFDSLVDSQTPKMFVIFHDHQAYPEYLISFV